One Nicotiana tomentosiformis chromosome 4, ASM39032v3, whole genome shotgun sequence genomic window carries:
- the LOC104090790 gene encoding U-box domain-containing protein 4-like yields MVLLENSHSHVSSTTQTRPNYYYTPPPSSTKAHRSLGRSMRTIRSTLYQAENNSGPVYENLTDSIVDFRLSELAKKPPPPVHKCDVDFLELSRSFSDFSACSSDISGELERLAKVPISDPNWSSEPEPCVGFLERDSFSTEIIESIEPEDLLPTVKLCVDSLKSPSAAVKRSAAAKLRLLAKNRAENRALIGESGAVPALLPLLRCSDPWTQEHAVTALLNLSLHEPNKILITNSGAIKSLIYVLKTGTETSKQNAACALLSLALIDENKLSIGACGAIAPLVALLISGTNRGKKDALTTLYKLCTVRLNKERAVNAGAVKPLVGLVCEEGGGLAEKAMVVLSSLAGIETGSEEIVEEGGIGALVEVIEDGSNKGKEFAVVTLLQLCVDSVWNRGILVREGGIPPLVALSQNGTAKAKHKAETLLGYLREPRQEVSTSTP; encoded by the exons ATGGTTCTCCTGGAAAATTCTCATTCTCATGTTTCTTCTACTACCCAAACACGGCCTAATTATTACTATACTCCACCACCATCCTCTACTAAAGCCCACCGTTCACTTGGCCGGTCAATGCGCACTATCCGGTCCACTCTCTACCAAGCCGAAAATAATTCCGGTCCGGTTTACGAGAACCTCACCGATTCCATTGTCGATTTTCGGCTCAGCGAGCTCGCAAAAAAACCGCCGCCGCCGGTTCATAAATGTGATGTGGATTTTCTGGAACTTTCTAGATCTTTCAGTGATTTCTCGGCGTGTAGCAGTGATATTTCCGGCGAGTTGGAACGTCTGGCGAAGGTTCCAATTTCGGATCCGAATTGGAGCTCCGAACCAGAACCTTGTGTGGGATTTCTAGAGAGAGATTCGTTTTCAACGGAGATAATAGAGAGTATTGAACCGGAAGATCTTCTACCGACGGTGAAACTCTGCGTCGACAGTTTAAAGTCACCGTCGGCGGCCGTGAAGAGATCGGCGGCGGCGAAATTGAGGCTCTTAGCAAAGAACCGAGCTGAAAATCGCGCATTAATTGGCGAGTCCGGCGCGGTTCCGGCATTGTTGCCGCTCCTCCGGTGCTCCGATCCGTGGACTCAGGAACACGCTGTAACGGCGCTCCTCAATCTCTCGCTTCACGAGCCGAACAAAATCCTAATTACAAATTCTGGAGCTATAAAATCCCTCATTTACGTTTTAAAAACGGGGACGGAAACGTCGAAGCAAAATGCAGCTTGTGCGCTGTTAAGTTTAGCTTTGATCGATGAGAATAAGCTCTCAATCGGTGCTTGTGGTGCTATTGCGCCATTAGTGGCACTGTTAATTAGCGGAACAAATCGGGGTAAAAAGGATGCATTAACGACATTGTATAAGTTGTGTACTGTGAGGTTGAATAAAGAGCGGGCCGTGAATGCGGGTGCTGTGAAGCCGTTAGTGGGGTTAGTGTGTGAGGAGGGTGGAGGGTTAGCTGAGAAGGCTATGGTGGTGTTGAGTAGCTTAGCGGGGATCGAGACGGGGAGCGAAGAGATTGTTGAGGAAGGTGGGATTGGTGCACTGGTGGAAGTGATTGAAGATGGAAGTAATAAAGGGAAGGAATTTGCAGTGGTGACACTTTTGCAGCTGTGTGTTGACAGTGTGTGGAATAGAGGGATTCTTGTTAGGGAAGGAGGGATTCCTCCTCTTGTTGCCTTGTCGCAGAACGGAACTGCTAAAGCTAAGCATAAG GCAGAAACGTTACTCGGATACTTGAGGGAACCAAGACAAGAAGTTTCTACTTCAACTCCTTAG